The following proteins come from a genomic window of Candidatus Nanopelagicales bacterium:
- a CDS encoding DegT/DnrJ/EryC1/StrS family aminotransferase produces the protein MIPAARPIIGEDERAAVDAVLRSGMVAQGPEVAAFEAAFAEIVAGRECVAVNSGTSALHLSLLALGIGRGDEVIVPSFTFAATANAVALTGARPVFVDIEPDYFCMDPEAVRAAIGPRTAAIMPVHLYGHPADMPAIVGLAEKRGLAVIEDAAQAHAASLGGVPVGAFGTAAAFSFYPTKNMTSAEGGMVVSADPEVARKVRLLRNQGMEQRYRNELVGLNNRMTDIHAAIGRVQLGKLPVWTTARQANAAFLDRNLSGVATPSAAPGAVHVYHQYTIRVRDRDDFVAALAEQGVGSGVYYPVPVHSLESFGLDLDLPQTAKAASEVVSLPVHPALSQADLERVAAGVNAVVGGGS, from the coding sequence ATGATTCCCGCAGCGAGGCCGATCATCGGCGAGGACGAGCGGGCCGCGGTTGACGCGGTTCTGCGGTCCGGGATGGTGGCCCAGGGCCCCGAAGTGGCGGCGTTCGAAGCCGCCTTCGCGGAGATCGTCGCTGGTCGGGAGTGCGTGGCAGTCAATTCCGGCACTTCCGCGTTGCACCTGTCACTTCTGGCTCTCGGCATCGGCAGGGGCGATGAGGTGATCGTCCCGTCGTTCACGTTCGCCGCCACCGCCAACGCCGTCGCCCTGACGGGCGCACGGCCGGTGTTCGTGGACATTGAACCCGACTACTTCTGCATGGATCCCGAAGCGGTCAGGGCGGCGATCGGCCCCCGCACAGCGGCCATAATGCCTGTCCATCTGTACGGTCATCCGGCGGACATGCCCGCCATCGTCGGCCTCGCAGAGAAGCGCGGACTAGCCGTGATCGAGGACGCTGCCCAGGCGCACGCCGCGTCGCTTGGTGGCGTTCCGGTCGGCGCGTTCGGGACGGCGGCGGCATTCTCGTTCTACCCGACGAAGAACATGACTTCGGCCGAAGGCGGGATGGTGGTGTCGGCGGACCCCGAGGTTGCCCGGAAGGTACGCCTGCTGCGCAATCAGGGGATGGAGCAGCGCTATCGGAACGAACTCGTGGGGCTGAACAACCGGATGACTGACATCCATGCGGCGATCGGCCGGGTCCAGCTCGGCAAGTTGCCGGTCTGGACGACGGCGAGGCAGGCGAACGCGGCCTTCCTTGACCGGAACCTGTCCGGAGTCGCGACTCCCTCTGCGGCCCCTGGGGCGGTACACGTCTATCACCAGTACACGATTCGCGTTCGCGATCGGGACGACTTCGTGGCGGCTTTGGCCGAGCAGGGCGTTGGCAGCGGCGTGTACTACCCGGTGCCGGTTCACTCACTTGAGTCGTTCGGCCTTGATCTTGACTTGCCGCAGACCGCGAAGGCAGCTTCTGAGGTGGTTTCGCTGCCTGTTCACCCAGCGCTCAGCCAGGCGGATCTGGAGCGAGTCGCAGCCGGTGTCAACGCAGTGGTGGGGGGAGGCTCCTGA